One genomic segment of Vibrio quintilis includes these proteins:
- a CDS encoding penicillin acylase family protein: protein MNKQDLNQAEIRWTDNDVPHIKAGNYEALGFGYGCVHARDRLLELAGQAIALRGERSKYYGADGFSTVGFLKTTNLNSDLIFRMRLPDAWVEQALAKLSHKIRDYICGYVNGLNHYVNHMPDDARRRLSPDEHLVTFEPADVVRSAMRFGIMKELVEIGPYIVSSSRAWQENPPDAADSENSPHARAVETEGGFGSNAWAFGGDVVEGEGAILLGNPHSAWKRTPHQQRIYMHQYHLTIPGELDVAGTSFLGFPLPMTGYNADVSWSILDAATVTPYVLQKMVVAESDGQLTYLMDGETKPLSVRSVTIDVLENDGQVKPRTYEFIESELGILYQLPERPGKPKGWYAITNPGENNACGLDQFLEAAKAGSAREFVAAIENNRGILCQLVVADRHGEVGYVVAGNVPPLSDEAMAQCHIGDETAAFHVLDGTRSDCALRDADNRPLQAPASFYPNVITRGVIQNTNNSYKFTEYGKIQPDYPSVFGQHKDDHQIGKHIAAGLRYDPRLMMSVRRIKELLAKGPVTPESALRIIFDNRNYAAETFLDDILTLSELAGSEAARKGFAALRGWDRKNNAQSRGALLFHQFWNKMVQTDLLKVPASGNPELGSQLEMTSGSAPVIIEALETSVTELTDFGFSPDEPWGNALYQTADSAQIPLHGGSYQEGILNGEMPAPLTEKGFPYILFGTAYVQLVKWESGQIVVEALLSHGQRDGVESAGRTAQLRMFSNKQLYRVPYLPQELAGAELSHSAFPEISVAE from the coding sequence ATGAATAAACAAGATTTAAATCAGGCAGAAATCCGCTGGACAGACAATGATGTGCCGCATATCAAAGCTGGTAATTATGAAGCACTTGGTTTTGGTTATGGGTGTGTGCATGCCCGCGACCGTTTGTTAGAACTCGCAGGGCAGGCGATTGCGCTGCGGGGGGAACGGTCGAAATATTATGGGGCTGACGGATTTTCTACCGTTGGCTTTTTAAAAACGACCAACCTGAATTCTGATTTGATCTTCCGGATGAGACTGCCGGATGCGTGGGTTGAACAAGCACTGGCAAAACTGAGTCATAAAATCCGTGATTATATCTGTGGTTATGTGAATGGCCTGAATCATTATGTTAATCATATGCCGGATGATGCAAGGCGGCGTTTGAGTCCGGATGAGCACCTGGTGACTTTTGAACCTGCTGATGTGGTTCGTTCCGCGATGCGCTTTGGCATTATGAAAGAACTGGTTGAAATCGGGCCTTATATTGTCTCTTCTTCCCGGGCATGGCAGGAAAATCCGCCTGATGCCGCAGATTCAGAGAATTCACCCCATGCCAGAGCGGTTGAGACAGAAGGTGGTTTTGGCAGTAATGCCTGGGCTTTCGGTGGAGATGTGGTGGAAGGAGAAGGCGCGATTTTACTTGGCAACCCGCATTCGGCATGGAAACGCACGCCGCATCAGCAGCGAATTTACATGCATCAGTATCACCTCACCATTCCCGGTGAACTTGATGTTGCCGGGACTTCTTTTCTTGGTTTTCCGCTGCCGATGACCGGCTACAATGCTGATGTCTCATGGAGTATTTTAGACGCAGCAACGGTCACGCCGTATGTGTTACAGAAAATGGTGGTCGCTGAGTCAGACGGGCAACTGACTTACCTGATGGACGGCGAAACAAAGCCATTATCGGTCAGATCTGTGACGATAGATGTACTTGAAAATGACGGCCAGGTAAAACCCCGGACTTACGAATTTATCGAATCGGAACTGGGTATCCTCTATCAGTTGCCTGAGCGTCCGGGGAAACCGAAGGGATGGTATGCGATTACTAACCCCGGAGAGAACAATGCCTGCGGGCTGGACCAGTTTCTTGAAGCAGCGAAGGCGGGGTCTGCGCGTGAGTTTGTCGCTGCGATAGAAAATAACCGGGGGATTTTGTGTCAGCTGGTGGTTGCAGACCGCCACGGCGAGGTGGGTTATGTGGTGGCGGGCAATGTGCCGCCACTCAGCGACGAAGCCATGGCGCAATGTCACATCGGGGACGAAACTGCAGCATTTCATGTGCTGGACGGCACCCGCAGCGATTGTGCTTTACGCGATGCAGACAACCGGCCTTTACAGGCGCCCGCTTCGTTTTATCCCAATGTGATCACCCGTGGGGTGATTCAGAATACCAACAACAGTTATAAATTTACTGAATACGGAAAAATCCAGCCTGATTATCCATCGGTATTTGGTCAGCATAAGGACGACCATCAAATCGGTAAACATATCGCGGCCGGGCTGAGATATGATCCGAGGCTGATGATGTCTGTACGGAGAATAAAAGAACTGCTTGCCAAAGGGCCGGTGACGCCCGAAAGTGCGCTCCGGATCATTTTTGATAACCGCAATTACGCGGCAGAAACGTTTCTTGATGACATTCTTACGCTCTCTGAACTGGCTGGTTCAGAAGCTGCCCGGAAAGGATTTGCGGCATTACGGGGATGGGACAGAAAAAACAATGCACAAAGCCGTGGCGCACTGCTGTTCCATCAGTTCTGGAACAAAATGGTTCAGACTGATCTGCTGAAAGTCCCGGCCAGCGGTAATCCGGAACTCGGGTCGCAACTTGAAATGACATCAGGTAGTGCGCCGGTGATCATTGAAGCGCTTGAAACATCAGTCACTGAGCTGACAGATTTCGGATTCAGCCCGGATGAACCCTGGGGAAATGCCCTGTATCAAACCGCCGATTCAGCTCAAATTCCATTGCACGGCGGCTCTTATCAGGAAGGGATTCTCAATGGTGAAATGCCGGCACCGCTAACGGAAAAGGGCTTTCCTTATATCCTGTTCGGCACGGCGTATGTTCAGCTGGTGAAATGGGAGAGCGGGCAAATCGTGGTGGAAGCTTTGCTCAGCCACGGCCAGCGGGACGGGGTTGAGTCCGCCGGACGAACCGCTCAGCTCCGGATGTTTTCCAATAAACAGTTGTACCGGGTGCCTTATTTGCCGCAGGAGTTAGCTGGTGCTGAGTTAAGTCATTCAGCATTTCCTGAGATATCTGTTGCGGAATAA
- the nfi gene encoding deoxyribonuclease V (cleaves DNA at apurinic or apyrimidinic sites): MKPTLEHPWNLSEAEALTLQQQLSEKVVKTDQLSTVSYIAGVDVAYPKAGNRLVAAVVILDADTLEVVETQTAEDEVHFPYIPGLFSFRELPPLIKAFDKVQHTPDLILCDGQGFAHPRRFGLACHLGVIFDVPTIGCGKTRLTGEHEPPAPERGSSAPLMDQNEIVGCALRTQTDINPIYVSIGHKVSLETACEWVLKASPKYRLPETTRQADHLVNTLRKALGNS; this comes from the coding sequence ATGAAACCAACCCTCGAACACCCATGGAATTTATCCGAAGCCGAAGCGCTGACATTACAGCAACAACTGTCGGAAAAAGTGGTCAAAACCGATCAGCTCAGCACAGTGAGCTATATTGCCGGCGTTGATGTCGCTTACCCGAAAGCGGGCAACCGGCTCGTGGCTGCGGTTGTGATTCTTGATGCCGATACACTTGAAGTGGTCGAAACCCAAACCGCAGAGGATGAAGTTCACTTTCCGTATATTCCGGGGTTATTCTCATTCCGGGAACTGCCGCCACTGATCAAAGCATTTGATAAAGTGCAGCACACGCCGGATCTGATTCTCTGCGATGGTCAGGGGTTTGCTCATCCAAGACGCTTCGGGCTGGCATGTCACCTCGGCGTGATTTTCGATGTCCCCACGATTGGCTGCGGTAAAACCCGCCTGACTGGTGAACATGAACCACCCGCGCCGGAAAGAGGTTCATCGGCACCGCTGATGGATCAGAATGAGATCGTCGGCTGCGCGCTGAGAACCCAGACGGACATCAACCCGATTTATGTCTCGATCGGCCATAAGGTCTCTCTGGAAACTGCCTGTGAATGGGTTCTGAAAGCATCCCCCAAATATCGCCTGCCGGAAACCACAAGGCAGGCTGATCATCTGGTCAATACGCTGCGAAAAGCACTGGGAAACTCATGA
- a CDS encoding ribonuclease T2 family protein, protein MKLKTLLAVFSAMALLLGVVGECAAVSFSGTFYASQSCPAYQSKNKKTNPGNIYLVSGQSYQIREANKNNASWYRVVVSGANPQLRWVSADCGEVKGSSSDSSGSSGSGSSGSGNSCSTAGLEDSYVFALSWQPAFCETHSSKPECKVTDADAYQAGNFTLHGLWPNKASCGTSYGFCGRYSHSQSSFCSYAAVPMSSSTLKLLGQYMPSAAYGSCLQRHEWYKHGTCQTQRDADGYFKTAIRLQKEFNQGVAYFMRDHIGKSVSTQDFFDAVDQAFFDGAHKRLQISCKNSQLVDVYINLPKVLDDNASLESLMMDADPKFSNKCGSSFTVDEIGQ, encoded by the coding sequence ATGAAACTGAAAACTCTGTTGGCTGTTTTTTCTGCCATGGCTTTACTGCTGGGCGTTGTCGGGGAATGTGCTGCGGTCTCATTCTCCGGAACGTTTTATGCCAGCCAGTCATGTCCGGCTTATCAATCTAAAAATAAGAAGACCAATCCCGGTAATATTTATCTGGTTTCCGGGCAGTCTTATCAGATTCGCGAAGCGAATAAAAACAATGCGAGCTGGTATCGTGTTGTTGTGAGTGGCGCTAACCCGCAGTTACGTTGGGTTTCCGCTGATTGCGGCGAGGTGAAAGGGAGCAGTTCTGATTCATCCGGCAGTTCCGGTTCAGGCAGTTCTGGTTCAGGGAACAGCTGTTCCACTGCCGGGTTAGAAGACAGTTACGTTTTTGCCCTGAGCTGGCAACCAGCGTTCTGCGAAACCCATTCCTCCAAACCTGAATGTAAGGTCACTGACGCTGATGCTTATCAGGCCGGGAATTTTACGCTGCACGGATTATGGCCGAACAAAGCATCGTGCGGCACCAGTTATGGTTTCTGCGGACGCTATTCCCATTCACAAAGCTCTTTCTGTAGCTATGCGGCTGTGCCAATGTCGTCATCAACCCTGAAGTTACTGGGTCAATATATGCCAAGTGCAGCTTACGGTTCCTGTCTGCAACGTCATGAATGGTACAAACATGGTACTTGTCAGACTCAACGGGATGCAGACGGATACTTTAAAACTGCGATTCGTTTACAGAAAGAGTTTAACCAGGGGGTGGCGTATTTCATGCGGGATCATATCGGCAAATCGGTCTCCACGCAGGACTTTTTCGATGCCGTGGATCAGGCTTTCTTCGATGGGGCGCACAAGCGGTTACAGATTTCCTGCAAAAACAGCCAGCTGGTGGATGTGTATATCAACCTGCCAAAAGTGCTGGATGATAACGCATCACTTGAAAGCTTAATGATGGATGCTGATCCGAAGTTTTCTAACAAATGCGGCAGCAGCTTTACCGTGGATGAAATCGGGCAGTAA
- a CDS encoding DUF2999 family protein: MNPILAMLKEHNISDAQISELFQALTQNPLAAMATLGQLNLPQEKLQSLMEQLMQNPALIKEAVEELGLDFSKVEEAKQRLQNN; this comes from the coding sequence ATGAATCCGATTCTTGCGATGTTAAAAGAGCACAATATCAGCGATGCACAGATTAGTGAGCTGTTTCAGGCGTTAACACAAAATCCGCTGGCTGCGATGGCAACTCTCGGTCAGCTGAATTTGCCTCAGGAAAAGCTCCAGTCACTGATGGAGCAGCTGATGCAAAATCCGGCTTTGATCAAAGAAGCAGTTGAAGAGTTGGGGCTGGATTTCTCCAAAGTCGAAGAAGCAAAGCAACGGCTGCAAAATAACTAA